One Oscillospiraceae bacterium genomic region harbors:
- a CDS encoding AAA family ATPase: protein MSLEDQYDAWVRGLMGGKKYAATSKQAEEASDAVQQMQASLDALTAAQKRQSAAGSALDAVQKAGAATAESVRKMSSELTRSLHQDGLLGGTTAAPAAEPKNADKPVNTDFSGAADKIKAQVLGQDAFVTALVKAFRRPFVMGTAGDTGRARNLMLLCGPNGTGRHYALTCAVEELADRGILRSAAIERMDLSLYPGPAQEKLFLQDLYAALQSDAEVLAFDHYEGCAANYLNMLSTLAIEGTLSLSSRYVLQRGILVDVGTALAPGAIGELTAGGKYFVFFSNKDEAALADTFGARFVDALAGDVCRTQAFTPEALAAVAARELNWLAQRVRKQCGLALSMGADVRDLLAAQYGKTTGMQAMRDYCETAYRALAEYVLDAEEPPADGTPAVLTAADGKLLLSVNGGEPFDLLALLPQQYRGDVDAVEAELDEIVGLAEVKNYVRDIAKNVQAQQRRKAQGLKVAEVNMHMIFTGNPGTGKTTIARILAKYLKAIGALRGGQLVEVTRADLVGRYVGHTAPLTNTVIQSALGGVLFIDEAYSLYRGGEDSFGLEAIDTLVKGIEDNRGDLVVILAGYTKEMQLFLSANSGLASRFPNQIEFPDYTGEELYRITLSIAKSKGYHLDESCRDVLIQWYDEQQAADAATNGNGRMARNVLEKAILNQAKRLIADADADLALLLPGDFELD from the coding sequence ATGAGCCTGGAAGATCAGTATGATGCCTGGGTGCGCGGCCTGATGGGCGGTAAAAAATACGCCGCTACGTCGAAACAGGCCGAGGAGGCCAGCGACGCCGTGCAGCAGATGCAGGCAAGCCTGGACGCGCTGACCGCTGCCCAAAAGCGGCAGAGTGCGGCAGGCTCGGCGCTGGATGCTGTGCAAAAAGCGGGCGCTGCCACCGCCGAGAGCGTGCGGAAAATGAGCAGCGAGCTGACGAGATCGCTGCATCAGGACGGGCTGCTGGGCGGGACCACCGCCGCGCCGGCTGCCGAACCGAAAAACGCGGACAAGCCCGTGAACACGGATTTTAGCGGTGCAGCGGATAAAATTAAAGCGCAGGTGTTGGGGCAGGACGCCTTTGTGACGGCGCTGGTCAAGGCGTTCCGCCGCCCCTTTGTGATGGGCACGGCGGGGGACACCGGCCGCGCCCGCAACCTGATGCTGCTGTGCGGCCCCAACGGCACCGGCCGCCACTACGCGCTGACCTGCGCGGTGGAGGAGCTGGCCGACCGGGGGATCTTGCGCAGCGCGGCCATTGAGCGGATGGACTTATCGCTCTATCCCGGCCCGGCCCAGGAAAAATTATTTTTACAGGATCTGTATGCGGCGCTGCAGTCCGATGCCGAGGTTTTGGCCTTTGACCACTACGAGGGCTGCGCGGCCAATTATTTAAATATGTTGTCGACACTGGCCATCGAGGGGACGCTTTCGCTGAGCAGCCGCTACGTGCTGCAGCGGGGCATCCTGGTGGACGTGGGCACCGCGCTGGCGCCAGGAGCCATCGGAGAATTGACGGCCGGCGGTAAATATTTTGTGTTTTTCTCCAACAAGGACGAGGCCGCGCTGGCCGATACCTTTGGGGCGCGGTTCGTGGATGCACTGGCCGGGGACGTCTGCCGCACCCAGGCCTTTACCCCCGAGGCGCTGGCCGCCGTGGCCGCCCGCGAGCTGAACTGGCTTGCGCAGCGTGTGCGCAAACAATGCGGTCTGGCGCTGTCCATGGGGGCCGACGTGCGCGATCTGCTGGCCGCCCAGTACGGCAAGACTACCGGCATGCAGGCCATGCGGGATTACTGCGAGACCGCCTACCGCGCCCTGGCCGAGTACGTGCTGGACGCGGAGGAGCCGCCCGCCGACGGCACACCCGCCGTGCTGACCGCTGCGGATGGAAAATTGCTGCTTAGCGTAAATGGCGGCGAGCCCTTTGACCTGCTGGCCCTGCTGCCCCAGCAGTACCGCGGTGACGTGGATGCCGTGGAGGCCGAGCTGGACGAGATCGTTGGTTTGGCTGAAGTGAAAAATTATGTGCGTGACATCGCCAAAAATGTGCAGGCCCAGCAGCGCCGCAAGGCCCAGGGCCTCAAGGTGGCCGAGGTCAACATGCACATGATCTTTACCGGAAACCCCGGCACCGGCAAAACCACCATCGCCCGCATTTTGGCGAAATATCTCAAGGCCATCGGTGCGCTGCGCGGCGGCCAGCTGGTGGAAGTGACCCGTGCGGACCTGGTGGGCCGGTATGTGGGGCACACCGCGCCCCTGACCAACACCGTGATACAGAGTGCGCTGGGCGGTGTGCTTTTCATCGATGAAGCGTACAGTTTGTACCGCGGGGGCGAGGACAGCTTCGGGCTGGAGGCCATTGATACCCTTGTGAAAGGCATTGAGGATAACCGGGGCGACCTGGTCGTAATTTTGGCCGGGTATACCAAGGAGATGCAGCTGTTTTTGTCGGCTAACTCGGGTTTGGCGAGCCGGTTCCCGAACCAGATCGAGTTCCCGGATTACACCGGCGAGGAGCTGTACCGCATTACCTTGTCGATTGCCAAGAGCAAGGGGTATCATTTGGACGAAAGCTGCCGGGATGTGCTGATCCAATGGTATGATGAGCAGCAGGCGGCGGATGCCGCGACCAACGGCAACGGACGTATGGCCCGGAATGTTTTGGAAAAGGCTATTTTGAACCAGGCAAAACGGCTTATTGCTGACGCCGACGCGGATCTGGCGCTGCTGCTGCCGGGGGATTTTGAATTGGATTGA
- a CDS encoding peptide chain release factor 3 translates to MASLREEIESRRTFAIISHPDAGKTTLTEKLLLYGGAIQTAGSVKGKQSAKHAVSDWMDIEKQRGISVTSSVLQFNYQGKCINILDTPGHQDFSEDTYRTLMAADCAVMVIDAAKGVEAQTIKLFKVCTLRHIPIFTFVNKMDREARDPFELMENIEEILGIKTYPMNWPISCGKDFKGVYDRTARRVLAFESDGRANGVKMVDEIEAELGDPRLDELIGAANHAKLAEDIELLDGAAEEFDLNAVQHGELSPVFFGSALTNFGVEPFLKEFLRLTPTPLPRKDSVTGELVDPCSEQFSGFVFKIQANMNKNHRDRIAFLRICSGKFERGMEAFHVQEGKNIKLATGTSLMADDRAIVSEAYAGDIIGLFDPGVFSIGDTLCTGKKHVQFAGIPTFAPEHFARVTQVDTMKRKQFVKGMEQIAQEGAIQIFRDLGSGMEEVVVGVVGVLQLEVLEYRLKNEYNVDIRMQTLPYEHLRWVLNDPDELDIKHLDLTSDTRAIEDMKGNPLLLFGSPWSINWAEQHNPDLKLSEFGNLTF, encoded by the coding sequence ATGGCATCATTGCGCGAAGAAATTGAATCCCGGCGCACGTTTGCGATCATCTCGCACCCCGACGCCGGTAAAACTACACTGACCGAAAAACTCCTGCTCTACGGTGGGGCTATCCAGACCGCCGGCTCCGTGAAGGGCAAGCAGAGCGCCAAACACGCTGTCTCGGACTGGATGGACATTGAGAAACAGCGCGGAATCAGCGTTACATCGTCTGTTCTGCAGTTCAACTACCAGGGCAAGTGCATCAACATCCTGGACACCCCCGGCCACCAGGATTTCTCCGAGGATACCTACCGCACCCTGATGGCCGCCGACTGCGCTGTCATGGTCATCGACGCGGCCAAGGGCGTTGAGGCACAAACCATCAAACTGTTCAAAGTTTGCACCCTGCGCCACATCCCCATCTTTACCTTCGTCAACAAGATGGACCGCGAAGCCCGCGACCCGTTTGAACTGATGGAGAACATCGAGGAAATTTTGGGCATCAAGACCTACCCGATGAACTGGCCCATCAGCTGCGGCAAGGATTTTAAGGGCGTGTACGACCGCACCGCGCGCCGCGTGCTGGCGTTTGAGAGCGACGGCCGCGCCAACGGCGTGAAGATGGTGGACGAGATCGAGGCCGAGCTGGGCGACCCCCGCCTGGACGAGCTGATCGGCGCGGCCAACCACGCCAAGCTGGCGGAGGATATTGAACTTTTGGACGGTGCAGCGGAAGAATTTGACCTGAACGCTGTGCAGCACGGCGAGCTGAGCCCCGTGTTCTTCGGCTCGGCACTGACCAACTTTGGCGTGGAACCGTTTTTGAAGGAGTTCCTGCGCCTGACCCCCACCCCGCTGCCCCGCAAGGACAGCGTGACCGGCGAGCTGGTCGACCCGTGCAGTGAACAATTTAGCGGCTTTGTGTTCAAAATTCAGGCCAACATGAACAAAAACCACCGCGACCGCATCGCGTTTTTGCGCATCTGCTCCGGCAAATTTGAGCGCGGCATGGAGGCTTTCCACGTCCAGGAGGGCAAAAATATCAAGCTCGCCACCGGCACCAGCCTGATGGCCGACGACCGCGCCATCGTCAGCGAGGCCTACGCGGGCGACATTATCGGCCTGTTTGACCCGGGCGTCTTCTCCATTGGCGACACTTTGTGCACCGGCAAAAAGCATGTGCAGTTCGCCGGCATCCCCACCTTTGCGCCCGAGCACTTTGCCCGCGTGACCCAGGTGGACACCATGAAGCGCAAGCAGTTCGTGAAGGGCATGGAGCAGATCGCCCAGGAGGGCGCTATCCAGATCTTCCGCGACCTTGGCTCCGGCATGGAGGAGGTCGTTGTCGGCGTGGTGGGCGTGCTGCAGCTGGAAGTGCTGGAGTACCGCCTGAAAAACGAGTACAACGTGGATATCCGCATGCAGACCCTGCCATACGAGCATCTGCGCTGGGTGCTGAATGACCCGGACGAGCTGGACATAAAGCACCTGGACCTGACCAGCGACACCCGCGCCATCGAGGATATGAAGGGCAACCCGCTGCTGCTGTTTGGCAGCCCGTGGAGCATCAACTGGGCCGAGCAGCATAACCCCGACCTGAAGCTGTCCGAGTTCGGCAACCTGACGTTCTAA
- a CDS encoding radical SAM protein, which yields MKYLSYGERAFLRGHLNRVRHVTLDPDGPGVVRIHLIPCTKPDRDTPFVAILNGQDILPLNLSWAILLTNLIEALQPHAGTELKDSDWSAINAQAVAATRKIYRKTEPLQIESDLQMMLDTLIAVARGKEPPLHIQPISLAQYAPRMAAPHRMDLMISTMVKDNAWHCNQKCLHCYAANQPLSAVPEMDTDQWLAVIEKCRSIGIPQLTFTGGEPTLRQDLVKLVQAAQWFVTRLNTNGRMLTSALCKDLRAASLDAVQITFYSADEAVHNELVGVDGYTDTVNGIKNALAAGLNVSLNTPLCSLNKDYRATVEFAHSLGIRYLTCSGLIPAGNAAESASKSVRLTPEALTEVLRPAMDFALSHGMEVNFTSPGWLDEDTLTGLGFTQIPSCGACLSNMAVAPDGTVLPCQSWLTGHGLGHILRTPWNRIWRSPECGTIRVESARMKRLCQLGDTPMQEGF from the coding sequence ATGAAGTATCTCTCCTACGGCGAGCGGGCGTTTTTGCGCGGGCACCTCAACCGCGTGCGGCATGTTACGCTGGACCCAGACGGGCCGGGCGTCGTGCGCATCCACCTTATCCCCTGCACCAAGCCCGACCGCGATACGCCGTTTGTGGCCATTTTGAACGGCCAGGATATTCTGCCGCTCAACCTCAGCTGGGCCATTCTGCTGACCAACCTGATCGAGGCGCTGCAGCCCCATGCGGGGACTGAGTTAAAGGACTCCGACTGGTCGGCCATCAACGCCCAGGCAGTGGCGGCTACCCGTAAAATTTATCGTAAGACCGAACCTTTGCAGATCGAATCCGATTTGCAGATGATGCTGGATACCCTTATCGCCGTGGCGCGGGGCAAGGAGCCGCCGCTGCACATCCAGCCGATCTCGCTGGCCCAGTACGCCCCCCGCATGGCCGCGCCCCACCGCATGGACCTGATGATCTCCACGATGGTGAAGGACAACGCCTGGCATTGTAATCAAAAATGTTTGCACTGCTACGCCGCCAACCAGCCCCTTTCCGCCGTGCCCGAAATGGACACCGACCAGTGGCTGGCGGTGATTGAAAAATGCCGCAGCATCGGCATACCGCAGCTGACTTTTACCGGCGGCGAGCCGACGCTGCGCCAGGATCTGGTCAAGCTGGTGCAGGCTGCGCAATGGTTTGTAACGCGGCTGAACACCAACGGCCGCATGCTGACCAGCGCCCTGTGCAAGGACCTGCGCGCTGCCAGCCTGGACGCAGTGCAAATTACGTTCTATTCTGCCGACGAGGCCGTGCACAACGAGCTGGTGGGCGTGGACGGTTACACCGACACCGTGAACGGCATTAAGAACGCACTGGCCGCCGGCCTGAACGTGAGTTTGAACACGCCGCTCTGCAGCCTGAACAAAGATTATCGTGCTACCGTTGAATTTGCCCACAGCCTGGGCATCCGGTACCTGACTTGCAGCGGGCTGATCCCGGCCGGCAACGCGGCGGAGTCGGCCAGCAAAAGCGTGCGGCTGACCCCCGAGGCGCTGACCGAGGTGCTGCGCCCTGCGATGGATTTTGCGCTTTCTCACGGCATGGAAGTGAACTTTACCAGCCCCGGCTGGCTGGACGAGGACACCCTGACCGGGCTGGGATTTACCCAGATCCCCAGCTGCGGCGCGTGCCTGAGCAACATGGCGGTGGCGCCCGACGGCACCGTGCTGCCCTGCCAGAGCTGGCTGACCGGCCACGGCTTGGGCCATATTTTGCGCACCCCGTGGAACCGCATCTGGCGAAGCCCGGAGTGCGGCACGATCCGGGTGGAGAGCGCCCGGATGAAGCGGCTGTGCCAGCTGGGGGATACCCCGATGCAGGAGGGTTTTTAA
- a CDS encoding PBSX family phage terminase large subunit — translation MDIHLKETIPKVFQPIHKAVQNEGIQEVVAKGGRGSGKSSYLSLELVLQLLRHPDCHAVVLRKVAGTLRNSVYNQVVWAIDVLGCTACFRCTVSPMECTYLPTGQKILFFGLDDAGKLKSLKLPFGSVGICWFEELDQFDGPEEVRNVEQSIFRGGSYSLTLKSFNPPAMARSWVNRYALEKRDGKLVHHSTYKDLPRALLGERFWADAEHLRTTNPEAYRHEYSGEVVGSGAAVFANLQLRAVPDDEILTFDRMYHGVDWGWWPDPWAYNACAYDPARRRLVIFDELTRFRCPNADTAQLLIERGVGGDEGGFLIADGAEPKSCADYRAAGLPCRAARKGPGSLRESMKWLQSLAEIVVDPARCPDTAREFGEYEYAKDARTGEVLGGYPDAGNHHIDAVRYAVESVWRRRGT, via the coding sequence ATGGACATTCATCTCAAAGAAACAATTCCAAAAGTATTCCAACCGATCCATAAGGCTGTGCAAAACGAAGGCATACAGGAAGTCGTGGCCAAGGGCGGGCGTGGGTCGGGCAAGTCCAGCTACCTGTCGCTGGAGCTGGTTTTGCAGCTGCTGCGCCACCCGGACTGCCATGCGGTGGTGCTTCGCAAAGTGGCAGGCACGCTGCGCAACAGCGTGTATAACCAGGTGGTCTGGGCCATCGATGTGCTGGGGTGTACGGCCTGCTTTCGCTGCACGGTTTCGCCGATGGAATGTACTTATTTGCCTACCGGACAGAAGATCCTCTTTTTCGGCCTGGATGATGCCGGCAAGTTGAAAAGCTTAAAGCTTCCCTTCGGCAGCGTCGGTATCTGCTGGTTCGAGGAGTTGGACCAGTTCGACGGCCCCGAGGAGGTGCGCAACGTGGAGCAGAGCATTTTCCGCGGCGGCAGCTACAGTTTGACTTTAAAAAGTTTTAACCCGCCCGCCATGGCACGCAGCTGGGTCAACCGCTACGCGCTGGAAAAACGGGATGGAAAATTGGTGCATCACTCCACCTATAAGGACCTGCCCCGCGCCCTGCTGGGCGAGCGCTTTTGGGCCGACGCCGAGCACCTGCGCACCACCAACCCCGAGGCCTACCGCCATGAGTACAGCGGCGAGGTGGTAGGCAGCGGTGCGGCCGTGTTTGCCAACCTGCAGCTGCGCGCTGTGCCGGACGACGAAATTTTGACGTTCGACCGAATGTATCACGGCGTGGACTGGGGCTGGTGGCCCGACCCGTGGGCCTACAACGCCTGCGCTTACGACCCGGCGCGGCGCAGGCTGGTGATTTTTGACGAACTGACGCGGTTTCGCTGCCCCAATGCGGACACGGCACAGCTTTTGATCGAGCGTGGTGTGGGCGGCGACGAGGGCGGCTTTTTGATCGCTGACGGCGCCGAGCCGAAGTCCTGCGCGGATTACCGCGCCGCCGGCCTGCCCTGCCGCGCCGCCCGCAAAGGCCCCGGCAGCCTGCGCGAAAGCATGAAGTGGCTGCAGAGTTTGGCCGAGATCGTGGTCGACCCGGCGCGATGCCCCGACACCGCCCGCGAGTTTGGCGAGTACGAATATGCAAAAGATGCACGTACAGGCGAGGTTTTGGGCGGATACCCCGATGCGGGGAACCATCATATCGATGCGGTGAGGTATGCAGTGGAAAGTGTCTGGCGGAGACGCGGGACGTGA
- a CDS encoding AAA family ATPase, whose amino-acid sequence MQPNELTLEAQMFDAKINSMDKTCLLAPLSFFDACNVSTDEERLRRMMLLRTRALQLGISEQEYADRRDNYTSQFDADPSYCLKIARMALRRQAMQELGFTPMADVETRQAEYLIEPYLPLDAITILAGVAGMGKTWLALKWAADISTGRATRDGTPGLVYYFTQENDPHIVLSPRLESLGADPENIVIMQQMADTPALTMCDARLDALASRPGCRPSLVVFDPIQSYLEKHANMNQAADVRPMMDHLANFAARYHCAVMLVSHISKPNLSGGSASDRILGSSDFRNAARSIIFVGCDPDDRSLRVFAQDKSSLGPPGPSRKFSIHDGGVEIMDECALTADEILRAQAGGNTRGPEPVVGNRAVALLGELTNNTGWVKTSIAIADAKKEVISESILRKAAKKMGLENATIRQGHKGAYAIWYDTKKVPENIIEQLTLEAARA is encoded by the coding sequence ATGCAGCCCAATGAATTGACACTTGAAGCCCAGATGTTCGATGCGAAGATCAACAGCATGGACAAAACGTGCCTGTTGGCTCCGCTTTCTTTTTTCGATGCCTGCAATGTTTCCACCGATGAGGAGCGCCTGCGCCGCATGATGCTGCTGCGCACGCGGGCCTTGCAGCTGGGCATCAGCGAGCAGGAGTACGCCGACCGGCGAGACAATTATACATCTCAGTTTGACGCCGACCCCAGCTATTGCCTGAAGATCGCGCGGATGGCGCTGCGCCGCCAGGCCATGCAGGAGCTTGGCTTCACGCCCATGGCGGACGTGGAAACGCGGCAGGCCGAGTACCTGATCGAGCCGTATCTGCCGCTGGACGCCATTACCATTTTGGCCGGTGTGGCGGGCATGGGCAAGACCTGGCTGGCGCTGAAATGGGCCGCCGACATCAGCACCGGCCGCGCCACCAGGGACGGTACGCCCGGCCTGGTGTATTATTTTACCCAGGAGAACGACCCCCACATCGTGCTTTCGCCGCGGCTGGAATCTCTGGGCGCCGACCCGGAAAACATCGTTATCATGCAGCAAATGGCCGACACCCCGGCGCTGACCATGTGCGACGCCCGTCTGGACGCGCTGGCCAGCCGCCCCGGATGCCGTCCGTCGCTGGTGGTGTTCGACCCAATACAAAGTTACCTCGAAAAGCACGCCAACATGAACCAGGCCGCCGACGTGCGCCCCATGATGGACCACCTGGCAAACTTCGCCGCCCGCTACCACTGCGCGGTGATGCTGGTCAGCCACATCAGCAAGCCCAACCTGTCCGGCGGCTCGGCCAGCGACCGCATCCTCGGCTCCAGCGACTTCCGCAACGCAGCGCGAAGCATCATTTTTGTAGGCTGCGACCCGGACGACCGCAGCCTGCGCGTCTTTGCCCAGGATAAAAGCAGCCTGGGCCCGCCCGGCCCCAGCCGCAAGTTTTCCATCCACGATGGTGGGGTGGAAATCATGGACGAATGTGCTTTAACGGCGGATGAGATCTTGCGGGCACAGGCGGGCGGCAACACGAGAGGGCCAGAGCCGGTCGTTGGGAATCGCGCCGTGGCATTGTTGGGCGAGTTGACAAATAACACAGGCTGGGTGAAGACATCCATTGCTATTGCCGACGCTAAAAAGGAGGTTATTAGTGAATCCATCCTGCGAAAAGCAGCCAAGAAAATGGGCCTCGAAAATGCCACGATTCGCCAAGGGCATAAAGGTGCTTATGCGATTTGGTATGACACAAAGAAAGTCCCCGAAAACATCATCGAGCAGCTGACCTTGGAGGCCGCGCGCGCGTAG
- a CDS encoding transketolase, whose protein sequence is MTKMETLQLKLTATRVRMGVIEGTHGAGCGHPGGSLSCADVLTYLYFREMRVDPEQPQDPARDRFVLSKGHCAPALYATLAERGFFPVADLPTLRHSNSYLQGHPNMNTVPGVDMSTGSLGQGVSAACGMALAAKQAGSDINVYTLLGDGEVEEGECWEAFMFANHYKLDNLCIMVDVNGLQIDGPTREVMNSEPLDKKMDAFGFNTIVCNGNSFAELEQAFKMFDLSHGSGKPTCFLLRTTKGLGVSYMQNAVDWHGKAPNDEEYAQAMDELRAAHESLEKELELING, encoded by the coding sequence ATGACAAAAATGGAAACGCTGCAGTTAAAGCTGACTGCGACCCGTGTGCGGATGGGCGTCATTGAGGGCACCCACGGCGCAGGCTGCGGCCATCCGGGCGGCAGCCTGTCCTGCGCAGACGTGCTGACCTATCTGTATTTCCGTGAGATGCGTGTCGACCCCGAGCAGCCCCAGGATCCTGCCCGCGACCGCTTCGTGCTCAGCAAGGGCCATTGCGCCCCTGCCCTGTACGCAACGCTGGCCGAGCGCGGCTTTTTCCCCGTGGCTGACCTGCCCACCCTGCGCCACTCCAACAGCTACCTGCAGGGCCACCCCAACATGAACACCGTCCCCGGTGTGGACATGAGCACCGGCTCTCTGGGCCAGGGCGTCAGCGCCGCCTGCGGCATGGCACTGGCCGCCAAGCAGGCCGGCAGCGACATCAACGTCTACACCCTGCTGGGCGACGGCGAGGTCGAGGAAGGCGAATGCTGGGAAGCTTTCATGTTCGCCAACCACTACAAGCTGGATAACCTGTGCATCATGGTCGATGTCAACGGCCTGCAGATCGACGGCCCCACCCGCGAGGTCATGAACAGCGAGCCGCTGGATAAAAAGATGGATGCCTTCGGCTTCAACACCATCGTCTGCAACGGCAACAGCTTTGCGGAGCTGGAGCAGGCTTTCAAGATGTTTGACCTGAGCCATGGCAGCGGCAAGCCCACCTGCTTCCTGCTGCGCACCACCAAGGGCCTGGGCGTCAGCTACATGCAAAATGCCGTCGACTGGCACGGCAAGGCCCCCAACGACGAAGAGTACGCACAGGCCATGGACGAGCTGCGCGCCGCCCATGAATCTCTGGAGAAGGAGCTTGAGCTGATCAATGGCTGA
- the cls gene encoding cardiolipin synthase, giving the protein MQKLHKPKDWRWLLHRALSIVFSRTVVTVVLVLAQAVWLFSVFYWLSDYSHLISRVGLAVSALMCLALVRKDSTAPEFKISWMILFMLMPVQGGLLYLMWGNKRPAIPLRRRMERAEAELAPLRTGDPAARAELARRDPRLAETADYLQNYAASPVFGGTAVRYYPVGDVMLPDMLADLQAAQHSIFVESFIIGMGEMWGQIHEILRQKAASGLDVRVIYDDAGCLSLLPHNYVDLLRADGIRAFSFNRCVPVLNLVLNNRDHRKIMVVDGRIAYTGGVNLANEYINKVTRFGHWKDSGVRLEGPAARSYANVFLTFWRAHFPDETSDYDKLLPQVAPVAPTGGTLVQPFADSPVDREVVAKNVYLEFINQALHSLRICTPYLILDNDLLTCLSLAAKRGVDVRIYTPGVPDKKTIYQLSRSYFPHLLKAGVKIYSYTPGFLHAKTWLIDDRAAAVGTVNLDYRSLYLHFENSTVLYGGEVLSDIRRDLDGIESVSRRLGPDDCRNGFLGSMLSACLRLVAPLC; this is encoded by the coding sequence ATGCAAAAACTGCACAAACCCAAAGATTGGCGCTGGCTGCTGCACCGCGCCCTGTCCATCGTCTTCAGCCGCACCGTGGTCACAGTCGTGCTCGTGCTGGCGCAGGCGGTGTGGCTGTTCAGCGTGTTTTACTGGCTGAGCGACTACTCGCACCTCATCTCCCGCGTGGGGCTCGCCGTCAGCGCGCTGATGTGCCTGGCGCTGGTCCGCAAGGACTCCACCGCGCCGGAATTTAAAATCAGCTGGATGATTTTGTTCATGCTCATGCCCGTGCAGGGCGGCCTCCTGTATTTAATGTGGGGCAATAAGCGCCCGGCCATCCCCCTGCGCCGCCGCATGGAGCGTGCCGAGGCCGAGCTGGCGCCCCTGCGCACCGGCGACCCCGCCGCCCGCGCCGAGCTGGCCCGCCGCGACCCGCGCCTGGCCGAGACCGCTGATTACCTGCAAAACTACGCTGCTTCGCCCGTTTTCGGCGGCACCGCCGTCAGGTATTACCCCGTGGGCGATGTGATGCTGCCCGATATGCTGGCCGACCTGCAGGCCGCGCAGCACAGCATTTTTGTGGAAAGCTTCATCATCGGCATGGGCGAGATGTGGGGCCAGATCCACGAGATCCTGCGGCAGAAAGCCGCCTCCGGCCTGGACGTTCGCGTCATCTACGACGATGCCGGCTGCCTGAGCCTGCTGCCCCACAACTATGTAGATCTGTTGCGTGCCGACGGCATCCGGGCGTTCAGTTTCAACCGCTGCGTGCCGGTGCTGAATCTGGTGCTGAACAACCGCGACCACCGCAAGATCATGGTGGTGGACGGCCGCATCGCCTACACCGGCGGCGTGAATCTGGCGAATGAATACATCAATAAAGTGACTCGTTTCGGCCACTGGAAGGACAGCGGCGTCCGCCTGGAAGGCCCCGCCGCCCGCAGCTATGCGAACGTGTTCCTCACGTTCTGGCGGGCACATTTTCCTGATGAAACGTCGGATTACGACAAGCTGCTGCCGCAGGTCGCCCCCGTGGCCCCTACCGGCGGCACGCTGGTGCAGCCCTTTGCCGACAGCCCCGTCGACCGGGAAGTGGTAGCCAAAAATGTGTATCTGGAGTTCATCAACCAGGCCCTGCACAGCCTGCGCATCTGCACGCCCTACCTGATTTTGGACAACGACCTGCTCACCTGTTTAAGTTTGGCCGCCAAGCGCGGCGTGGACGTGCGCATCTACACCCCTGGCGTGCCGGACAAAAAGACCATCTACCAGCTGTCCCGCAGTTACTTCCCGCATCTGCTCAAGGCGGGCGTAAAGATTTACAGCTACACGCCTGGCTTTTTGCACGCTAAAACGTGGCTTATTGATGACCGCGCGGCCGCGGTAGGCACGGTGAATCTGGATTACCGCAGCCTGTATCTCCACTTTGAGAACAGCACCGTCCTCTACGGCGGCGAGGTCCTCTCCGACATCCGCCGCGATCTCGACGGCATCGAGTCCGTTTCCCGCCGCCTCGGCCCCGACGACTGCCGAAATGGATTTTTAGGCAGCATGCTCAGCGCCTGCCTGCGTTTGGTGGCACCGCTGTGCTGA
- a CDS encoding YitT family protein: MLTEVKKHLTPKQIRADAEFFFLLNLGLVATAAGIALFKTPNHFAFGGTSGLSIVLATLFPRFNVGAFMWVVNAVLVVLGFIFLGIRSMGWTIYSSFALSFYVSAFEWAVPLRAPLTNDVFLELCYAVILSAVGAAIVFNIGASTGGTDIVAMILNKYTSMPVGRALMVSDLGIVLAGAYLYGPATGLYCILGMILKSTVADSAIEGINLRKVCTVVTSQPEPVRDFIVNQLHRSATMEQAQGAYTHEEKWVLVTVLTRGQAQKLRLFVHSLDEHAFITIVNSSEIVGKGFRSI, encoded by the coding sequence GTGCTGACTGAGGTAAAAAAGCACCTTACACCGAAACAAATCCGGGCGGATGCAGAGTTCTTCTTTCTGCTGAACCTGGGGCTTGTGGCCACTGCCGCAGGCATCGCCCTGTTTAAAACGCCCAACCATTTTGCGTTTGGCGGCACGTCGGGCCTGTCCATCGTGCTGGCGACGCTCTTCCCGCGATTTAACGTAGGTGCGTTCATGTGGGTGGTCAACGCCGTGCTGGTGGTTTTGGGGTTCATCTTCCTTGGCATACGTTCCATGGGATGGACGATTTACTCATCGTTTGCACTTTCTTTTTATGTGTCCGCTTTTGAATGGGCTGTACCTTTACGTGCGCCGTTGACCAACGATGTGTTTCTGGAGCTTTGCTACGCGGTGATCCTGTCGGCCGTGGGCGCGGCCATCGTCTTCAACATTGGCGCATCCACCGGCGGAACCGACATTGTAGCGATGATTTTGAACAAGTACACCTCCATGCCGGTGGGCCGCGCCCTGATGGTCAGCGACTTAGGGATCGTGCTGGCGGGGGCTTACCTGTACGGGCCGGCCACCGGGCTGTACTGCATTTTGGGCATGATCTTGAAAAGCACCGTGGCGGACAGCGCGATTGAAGGTATTAACCTGCGGAAGGTTTGTACCGTCGTGACCTCCCAGCCGGAACCGGTGCGGGATTTTATCGTGAACCAGCTGCATCGTTCGGCCACCATGGAGCAGGCCCAGGGTGCCTACACCCACGAGGAAAAGTGGGTGCTGGTTACTGTGTTGACCCGCGGACAGGCGCAAAAATTACGGCTGTTCGTACATTCGCTGGATGAACATGCGTTTATTACGATTGTGAACAGCAGTGAGATCGTGGGTAAAGGGTTTCGGTCTATTTGA